In the Pan paniscus chromosome 8, NHGRI_mPanPan1-v2.0_pri, whole genome shotgun sequence genome, one interval contains:
- the LRIT2 gene encoding leucine-rich repeat, immunoglobulin-like domain and transmembrane domain-containing protein 2 isoform X2 encodes MASVFHYFLLVLVFLDTHAAQPFCLPGCTCSEESFGRTLQCTSVSLGKIPGNLSEEFKQVRIENSPLFEMPQGSFINMSTLEYLWLNFNNISVIHLGALEHLPELRELRLEGNKLCSVPWTAFRATPLLRVLDLKRNKIDALPELALQFLVSLTYLDLSSNRLTVVSKSVFLNWPAYQKCRQPDCGAEILSSLVVALHDNPWVCDCRLRGLVQFVKSITLPVILVNSYLICQGPLSKAGQLFHETELSACMKPQISTPSANITIRVGQNVTLRCLAQASPSPSIAWTYPLSMWREFDVLTSSTGEDTALSELAIPAAHLVDSGNYTCMASNSIGKSSLVISLHVQPAQALHAPDSLSISSESNAYIDLRVVKQTVHGILLEWLAVADTSKEEWFTLYIASDEAFRKEVVHIGPGINTYAVDDLLPGTKYEACLSLEGQPPHQGQCVAFVTGRDAGGLEARERLLHVTVVLCVVLLAVPVGAYAWAAQGPCSCSKWVLRCCLHRRKAPSCPPAAPQSKDGSFREHPAVCDDGEGHIDTEGDKEKGGTEDNS; translated from the exons ATGGCTTCAGTTTTTCATTACTTCCTGTTAGTTCTGGTCTTTCTGGATACACACGCAGCTCAGCCTTTCTGTCTGCCAGGATGCACTTGCTCAGAGGAGAGTTTTGGCAG GACTCTGCAGTGCACATCTGTCTCCTTGGGAAAGATCCCTGGGAACCTTTCTGAAGAGTTCAAGCAAGTGAGAATTGAAAACTCACCCTTATTTGAGATGCCCCAAGGGTCTTTCATCAACATGAGCACCTTGGAATACCTCTGGCTCAATTTTAACAATATCAGTGTGATCCACCTAGGAGCCCTGGAACACCTGCCAGAACTGAGGGAGCTGAGACTGGAGGGGAACAAGCTCTGCTCAGTACCATGGACAGCGTTCCGTGCCACCCCTCTCCTGAGGGTCTTGGATCTCAAACGCAACAAGATTGATGCACTCCCTGAGCTGGCTCTTCAATTCTTGGTCAGCCTGACCTACCTTGACCTATCCTCCAATAGGCTTACAGTTGTATCCAAGAGTGTCTTCCTGAACTGGCCAGCCTACCAGAAATGCCGGCAGCCTGACTGTGGGGCTGAGATTCTCTCCAGCCTGGTGGTGGCCCTGCATGACAACCCCTGGGTATGTGACTGTCGCCTAAGGGGGCTTGTCCAGTTTGTCAAGTCCATTACCCTCCCAGTCATCCTGGTGAATTCCTACCTGATATGCCAGGGCCCTCTGTCCAAGGCAGGGCAGCTTTTTCATGAAACTGAGCTTAGTGCTTGCATGAAGCCACAGATCTCAACCCCCAGTGCCAATATCACCATCCGGGTGGGACAGAATGTGACCCTGCGATGCTTGGCACAGGCCAGCCCCTCACCATCCATTGCATGGACTTATCCCCTGAGTATGTGGAGAGAATTTGATG TGTTGACATCTTCTACTGGAGAAGACACTGCTCTGTCGGAGCTGGCCATACCTGCTGCCCACCTGGTAGACAGTGGTAATTACACCTgcatggcctccaactccattgGCAAGAGCAGCCTTGTAATCTCTCTCCATGTCCAGCCTGCCCAGGCCCTACATGCACCTGATTCTCTTTCCATCTCCTCGGAGAGCAATGCCTACATTGACCTGCGGGTTGTCAAGCAGACAGTGCATGGGATTTTGCTGGAGTGGCTTGCAGTGGCCGACACCTCTAAGGAGGAGTGGTTCACCCTCTACATTGCATCGGATGAAGCCTTCAGGAAGGAGGTGGTTCACATTGGCCCTGGAATCAATACTTATGCTGTGGATGACCTCCTTCCTGGCACAAAATATgaggcctgcctcagcctagagGGCCAGCCTCCACACCAGGGCCAGTGTGTAGCTTTTGTAACAGGCAGAGATGCTGGTGGGCTAGAGGCACGTGAGCGCCTCCTGCATGTCACAGTGGTCCTGTGTGTGGTGCTGCTTGCAGTGCCTGTGGGTGCCTATGCCTGGGCAGCCCAGGGCCCCTGCAGCTGCAGCAAGTGGGTCCTGCGCTGCTGTCTTCATCGCAGGAAAGCCCCCAGCTGCCCCCCTGCAGCCCCGCAGTCCAAGGATGGCTCCTTTAGAGAACATCCAGCTGTCTGTGATGATGGTGAAGGGCACATAGACACTGAGGGGGACAAGGAGAAAGGAGGAACGGAAGACAACAGCTGA
- the LRIT2 gene encoding leucine-rich repeat, immunoglobulin-like domain and transmembrane domain-containing protein 2 isoform X1, with protein sequence MASVFHYFLLVLVFLDTHAAQPFCLPGCTCSEESFGRTLQCTSVSLGKIPGNLSEEFKQVRIENSPLFEMPQGSFINMSTLEYLWLNFNNISVIHLGALEHLPELRELRLEGNKLCSVPWTAFRATPLLRVLDLKRNKIDALPELALQFLVSLTYLDLSSNRLTVVSKSVFLNWPAYQKCRQPDCGAEILSSLVVALHDNPWVCDCRLRGLVQFVKSITLPVILVNSYLICQGPLSKAGQLFHETELSACMKPQISTPSANITIRVGQNVTLRCLAQASPSPSIAWTYPLSMWREFDGLLGGKHLTPVLTSSTGEDTALSELAIPAAHLVDSGNYTCMASNSIGKSSLVISLHVQPAQALHAPDSLSISSESNAYIDLRVVKQTVHGILLEWLAVADTSKEEWFTLYIASDEAFRKEVVHIGPGINTYAVDDLLPGTKYEACLSLEGQPPHQGQCVAFVTGRDAGGLEARERLLHVTVVLCVVLLAVPVGAYAWAAQGPCSCSKWVLRCCLHRRKAPSCPPAAPQSKDGSFREHPAVCDDGEGHIDTEGDKEKGGTEDNS encoded by the exons ATGGCTTCAGTTTTTCATTACTTCCTGTTAGTTCTGGTCTTTCTGGATACACACGCAGCTCAGCCTTTCTGTCTGCCAGGATGCACTTGCTCAGAGGAGAGTTTTGGCAG GACTCTGCAGTGCACATCTGTCTCCTTGGGAAAGATCCCTGGGAACCTTTCTGAAGAGTTCAAGCAAGTGAGAATTGAAAACTCACCCTTATTTGAGATGCCCCAAGGGTCTTTCATCAACATGAGCACCTTGGAATACCTCTGGCTCAATTTTAACAATATCAGTGTGATCCACCTAGGAGCCCTGGAACACCTGCCAGAACTGAGGGAGCTGAGACTGGAGGGGAACAAGCTCTGCTCAGTACCATGGACAGCGTTCCGTGCCACCCCTCTCCTGAGGGTCTTGGATCTCAAACGCAACAAGATTGATGCACTCCCTGAGCTGGCTCTTCAATTCTTGGTCAGCCTGACCTACCTTGACCTATCCTCCAATAGGCTTACAGTTGTATCCAAGAGTGTCTTCCTGAACTGGCCAGCCTACCAGAAATGCCGGCAGCCTGACTGTGGGGCTGAGATTCTCTCCAGCCTGGTGGTGGCCCTGCATGACAACCCCTGGGTATGTGACTGTCGCCTAAGGGGGCTTGTCCAGTTTGTCAAGTCCATTACCCTCCCAGTCATCCTGGTGAATTCCTACCTGATATGCCAGGGCCCTCTGTCCAAGGCAGGGCAGCTTTTTCATGAAACTGAGCTTAGTGCTTGCATGAAGCCACAGATCTCAACCCCCAGTGCCAATATCACCATCCGGGTGGGACAGAATGTGACCCTGCGATGCTTGGCACAGGCCAGCCCCTCACCATCCATTGCATGGACTTATCCCCTGAGTATGTGGAGAGAATTTGATG GATTGCTGGGAGGCAAACACCTGACACCAG TGTTGACATCTTCTACTGGAGAAGACACTGCTCTGTCGGAGCTGGCCATACCTGCTGCCCACCTGGTAGACAGTGGTAATTACACCTgcatggcctccaactccattgGCAAGAGCAGCCTTGTAATCTCTCTCCATGTCCAGCCTGCCCAGGCCCTACATGCACCTGATTCTCTTTCCATCTCCTCGGAGAGCAATGCCTACATTGACCTGCGGGTTGTCAAGCAGACAGTGCATGGGATTTTGCTGGAGTGGCTTGCAGTGGCCGACACCTCTAAGGAGGAGTGGTTCACCCTCTACATTGCATCGGATGAAGCCTTCAGGAAGGAGGTGGTTCACATTGGCCCTGGAATCAATACTTATGCTGTGGATGACCTCCTTCCTGGCACAAAATATgaggcctgcctcagcctagagGGCCAGCCTCCACACCAGGGCCAGTGTGTAGCTTTTGTAACAGGCAGAGATGCTGGTGGGCTAGAGGCACGTGAGCGCCTCCTGCATGTCACAGTGGTCCTGTGTGTGGTGCTGCTTGCAGTGCCTGTGGGTGCCTATGCCTGGGCAGCCCAGGGCCCCTGCAGCTGCAGCAAGTGGGTCCTGCGCTGCTGTCTTCATCGCAGGAAAGCCCCCAGCTGCCCCCCTGCAGCCCCGCAGTCCAAGGATGGCTCCTTTAGAGAACATCCAGCTGTCTGTGATGATGGTGAAGGGCACATAGACACTGAGGGGGACAAGGAGAAAGGAGGAACGGAAGACAACAGCTGA